catataaataatttattgcaGTACAAGGTCCATCATTCAATCAAAACTTACATTCAGTTACAATGCGTTCAGGAATTAGTTTATAGATGGTAGTTGCATGAGGGGTATTATCAAAGGTTTAATTTAtaggaaatttcaaaattaaaaaagctacACACATGTAAAAAAACCCTTTTATTTTGCAATGCTATTGTCAAATTAACTAAGATCTCATTGTTAAGGTGATGTTGACAATTATGAAAAGAGGTATAAGTATGAGTGTTCCAACAATTCAAGGCACTGTAGAGAAGGATCATGAGGATGAAGTCGTTTATTGGAAGGCATGGATggctaaacaaaaaatattaaagtggtTAATGGTTACATACAAAAAGTCATTTCAAAACCTATTTAGAATGTTGATGGCCATCAAAGATTTAAATCCAAGAGCAATTGTCACTTGGGATTATAAAATTGTTGATAACATTAAGGTAACATTTGGGAGAGCATTTTAGGCATTTAGTGCTTCAATTGATGGATTTCAACATCGTCATCCTCTAATTAGTATTGGAGGTACTCACCTTTATAATAAGTACAAGGCAAAGTTGTTAGTTGTAATTGCTTATAATGTGAATAATAAAGTTTATCTGTTATGTTTTGTTATTGTCGAAAAAGAGACGAACaataattaaagttaaattttaaatttgcttcGTCGATATGTGATAGATGGTCGCACTGTGTTATGTATTATATTAGATAGACATACGACgattaacatattatatatgtttggaggttttatttttattggtatcACTGGCAATGCAGTACCATTATTCTTTCTGACACTACTTGAGGATTTTTTGCTCATATATAATTACAGATAGGGGGCTATGCTTGTATATCTATACTAAAAACTATGTAaagcatgtataaaaaaataataataattttttgggtgtttactattttttcaagtatgattattttaaattatttgattgttagAATTAATGACATTTTAAATACTGACTTATAATTGTCAATGTTGATTAGTATAGATTTGATAATTATTAGATATAGTTACATGTTAttgtatattataaaaaatatgaataaatgtatagttatttaattttaataaaatgttatgttAATCATtagtctatttttgttatttatgatTGAATATGTTATGtgctatttatataaattgtatttttatgctAGAAAATTGGTTGTTTGAATtatgtaaattattattttttttggataaaaagttaattttttctagAGTGAGTCTCTTAATCAAGTCACGGATAATATTTATGAATCAAGTGTCACAATTAGCATTTTTGACTCGagttacatatataaaaaaaatatgattatcaAGTCACAAATCTTGTGTTACTAGATAAAGTAAGTCAGttctctaaatattttttttgtctgtaatattttatcaaaaaaataattattttgctaagtttttttgtttttttttttaaaaaaaccgacaCTGCTCGACTGCGTGGAGACATAATTACACGTATGCAAACAAAACTTGCATACGGCCCAAAATCAGCTAATAACCAGGCATTTTGATCACCCTAGCTAGTCCTCAACTTAGCGAGGCCGTTTTCGacttttggaaaagaaaaggaagaatctCTTTCCTTCTTCCAAAAACACAACAGACCCAATTTTCTCCCTCTGCTCTGTTGCTGGCTTGCTGCTACTGTTGAGACTTGAGAGGCAGGGAGATATCAGACATGAGGCTATTTACTCACAACATGCTATCCTCCAATATCAAGGGAGTTGCGAACGGCTTCCCTCTACGAATCGAGGTAGATCAAGTGGTCGAAAAGCAAGTGGACTTCAATCCCGATTTCCTCAGAAACATGTTCCCGAAGCTCGAGTGGAAAGCCCTTGTCGATGCCGCGCGAACCATGGGCTACACCGAGCTTCCTGAGGAGGCCGATTCGTCGATGCTGGAGTCTGAGGAATTTTTAAGGAAGTTGCACCACGCGCTTTTGGAGATTCACCTCGAAGAAGGGGCTTTGGTTTGTCCTGAGACTGGGAGAAAGTTTCCGGTCAATAAAGGGATTCCTAATATGCTTCTTCACGAAGATGAGGTTTGAGATGCCTGTTTGTTTTCTCAGATTAGGGTTTTCGTTTGGGGGATTTggggtttttcttatttgagtGTTTTGAGTTGGTGAAATgtgtggaaagaaaaaaaataaaataaaaggtttttgCTTCAAAGATTATTGTCTCTGTATTATCACCAATATGATATAAATTGAATCCGAGAGGTGAATTTCTGTTCGTCACTGTCATGGAACCAAAtgtcttaaaacaaaaaagagccTAAACGTAATGATTTGCATTAAGCAGTATTAAAATGCTATCGTTTATTGTTCACATGACATTCTAGTCTTTTACACTGGAAAGAGTTCAGCGACTGCCTGGATTGCTCAGTTAACAAACATCTATGCATATTACAAGGGGGGAAATTACACCGAACCCGAGAATTTATGAATCAAGAAATATAGTACTCTGTTTAGCAGCACATACGCATATGTGAAACTAATCTGCCCGCtccttttttcaataaattacgTGGTGCAAATAATTGTTCTGCGCTTCTGTGAGGCGAgttcaattgtaaaaaaatttctatctAACAAAGACCGAGAGGTCTGTCAGCTTGCTTTCAACCCATCCTTGCGGGGTGATGTGTCACCTGGGGGGCGAGGCACGCCAAATACCCAATCAAGAACATTAAGGTACTTGGACCGGAACACTTCCCTTTCCTGCTCATAGCAATGCATTATTATAGCTGTTGAGATGCTGAAAATCACCACATCAGCTCTCTTCAAATTCATAGACTCTGGCAAATATCCTGCATCTCGCGCGCAGATAAAGAAGCTTTCAACTGCCCTTGCGAAACAGTAAAGAGATATTTCAATCCGCctgcttttcttttcaatagcTAGGGCCAGGCCAGTTGGCAACTGTGCAGGATCACAAGCGAGATTTCAGAACAGAAGAAAACGTCTGTAAATCtccctaattaattaaatatttcaagaagtccTGTACCGTCCCTATTGCCACCATCGGAATGTTACACCACCTGAAAATTCTGAAGAGCAGACACGTCCACATCCTGATGACCacagaaagaaaaatagttACAAAAGCTGGTTTTTCCCGACAAATTTCAGTCAGAAACAGATTACTGGGATAAACGTCATTGAACACCAACAATAGCACCCCGGCAATGTTAATATCAAATCTGGATTCCCCCCCTTCTATTTAGCTGCCAGacttcattttgtttcttgCATGATGCACAAACATGTATGATATTTGTTCTCATGTCTCCCCGTGTTGCCAGAATGTGTGCTAAAATAATAGCAGTAACATTCAAATAAAGTTCAGATCACGAAACAAAAGCTTGAACTGTGTCACAAAGACCCCAAAAAGTCAGCTCAAGGCAGCTTGGTTGCATGgtctaattttcaatcatgCATGCTACCTACACCTTATATATATCGCTATACTGCCATCTACACCTCTAAAAGTCCAACCATTGGTACTTTTCATTGGAGGTGTGGCAGCCACCACGCTACCAAACAATCACTAAATGGCTAAGTGCCCAAGTGATTTTAACGCAGCATGACCTGCAAGTTACTTGATAGGCAAATAATAACTGAAGGTGCGCTGTTTTCTTAAAGCTAAAATAGAACgccataccaaaaaaataaaaaagacaacaagATCGACAATATACCACAGCAATGTATAATACAATTGAGGAATGAATACTAACCAGGCAGATGAACAATACACAGATAGAAACAAGCTTGATCTTGCAGTACCAAGAAGACCCTTCCCAAATATGTTGCAAGGCCTGCACAAGGACAAAGAGAAACATGTGAAATAACAGTCTAGCCGCGTGAGCCTCTCTAAACGTTGGTGAATTGGcctatttgttgttgttgttgccggTGTACGGTGGGTACAAGGAAAACCCCCATGTGGTGAGCTATGCAAAATTAATACACTGTTAAAATTCCACTGTTTATTTCAATAGGAGCTCATACCATGAAAAGATTAGGAAGGTGCACCTGTTGTTTGAAAACAGACCAAATGTGTTTTGACACAGCCAGGCAGGTTCCAGTATGGATTTGCTGGTAATGATGGAACATGCCATCTGTTTGTGCAGAGTTGTGGGAGGTCAAATGGGGACTTGCAAATGAATGGCCAATGGGGTACCGTGATCTCATGTTAGAGCCTAAAGGTGGACTCAAAGTCATTGATTGACTTGATCAAGAAGGAAAGGAATGAGGTACATATCAACAGCAATCTCATCCATCAAATTCGAGCACTAACTAACAAAGAGCAATCGTGCTGATAGGCTTGTCAATCATGGTAATGTGAACACTCAAAGGGTTAGTCCAGTTTCACAATCCTCCTAGTGACCTTTGCAGCTTTCTTCCTGCAGTTGTGTGTCTTAGCTACAAGCAGGTTTTTATGTCTTGGTCTTTGTTTTGAGCTGTTAGGCACCTTTTGCAatccaagagagagagaagggagacagggagacagagagagagattgaCAAGAAAAGGATGACtaagaaagaaatcaaaatgcTAGGTGGTCACATCGACCATATAGATATTCAAGGCTAAGGAATCATAGCTGAAGAGGTGACTCAAGGCAGAAAAAGTAAATggtaagaaatatattattgcTCAAATTCTCTTGTTTTGATGTTTCCAAGCCGGCTGGATACAAATCACAGTTAATATTTGTTGTTGAACTGGCAATCATTTAAGAGCACTGTAAGAATCTATACATAACAATTCCACTTACCTGTTTATGAAACCAGCCTAGGAGTTTTAGTGCCCACTGTGTGGACTAAATTAAACAGTAAAATTCAGACATCCATTAGCAGAACATGTGGTGACAGTCCAAGAGTAACTTAAATGCCACATCCAGTTCTCTAACTAGAAACTTTGAATAGTAACcaccataataaataaaattaactactACTGGTATTAATTAATTCAGCCACGCAATAATGAGTCATAACACATCTTCATGTCAGTACCCTCTCTTACATAAAAATAGGACCCACCATCAAAATTATTCATAGATCCCACCTTTATGTAAGAGGAAGGAGCACACCTCCCGTTATACTGAACAATTCCTTTCGTGACCAACATGTAATACTTGACTACTCATTACCTTTTCAGGAGGCCCTGACGATGAACTATAAGTGCAGGGATCAAATATACAGGAAGATAAACCGGTAAAGCTCTTTTATAtgcttgaagaaaaaaagaaacaacatgcGCACTGCACGACTGATTTCCATGTATAATCTGCACAAATTTCAAAGATCAAGCACAGTCCACCAAAAGTACATAATAATGTAGTGTGCAAAATATTAATGACGTGAATCGAAAATGATAGGGTCATCTACAAAAAGCAACTACATAGCAAACCGTGATTTTTTTAGCATCAAATTTCTTTGCAAATACCACCAATGATGATAACATACCGTGCAGGGGATTTTCATTTCTGGATCTAGCTTAATATCAACACCTGTGGAGTTGTAATATTTCTCTATAGCCTCCAAATTTGTGAAAGGCAAGCCGCTTGCAATATCTTTCACACCTTGCAAGATAGAAAGATCCTTTCCACCGTGTTTATTGAGAAAGGACTTGTATGATGGAGGCAAACTATCTTGCTTCAATATATAAGCAGACCTGGAAAACGGATAATTTTACTTAAGCTATCTTCACaccttgcaaaataaaaaagttgttgaAGCATAATTGCACAAGTAAAAGTTTGGCTATCATACTAATGCATATTAATATTAACCATCTGGTGATGACTTCGCCAAAAACAGTGATagctatagaaaaaaattattcattctcGAAGTGTTAATCTTTCATAATGCATTATCGAGGTTGGATGCAAGAAACTAGAATTCCACAATGCAAACAATTTGTATAGAACAAAAGCAACAAGTTATGAATAATTCCAAAACCATGAGCTGCAATATTCAAACTAGTAACTAGCTTCAGAAGAGAGGGATAACATACAAAACTTGAGAAGACGAGAGACACATGAGGAAAACGTCTCCATGCTTCCAAGTAAGAGGTTTGCAAATTTTCCCAAATCGTTTGCTCTTAATCCCACACCGTGACGCTAACACTGCAGCACGCATAAGTATGTATATGGCCAAGCTTGTGTGCTGTGTTTTTGGCCCTGTAAGAAGCATAGATGGCCCAGCGATTAACCCTGCTAATAAAGACCTCCATTTCGCCGTCCTAAGATTACAATCATACTTTTACCAATCAACTTCCAAATTCACAACGTTCAATAATCACCAGTTTATTGAAAGAAACTTTCAAACTTCTAAATTGGAGAAAGTAGAACGTACCTCCGGTGGCCTCCTAAATATGCAATAATTTCATCAACAGACACAAATGTACCAGCAAAAGTACCAAGGAAAAGCCCGTATCTTAGCGTTTCCTTAATAGCTAAATCAATAGCTTTCCTGTTGGAAAACACCTCGACTTTCCTAAACAAatccaaaagcaaaaacaaaaacaaaaaacaaaaacaaatcttagATCAGAAtctaacaatataaaataaataataaagggCATGGCTAACTAAGCATGGAAATTAATTCACCTCGTGGAGGATAATCTGGTGCGCCGCAACCTTGCGATAATTGAAAACAAGGCGAGTCCTCCTTTAATACCAGCTCCAATTGAGAAACCTTTTGCTGACGCAGTAACAACTCGCGCTAGTTTCTCCGAGTCCTGAAACGGATTTAAGGCAATTCCTGGTAAATAAGAAGAAGAGCAGAAAGGAGGCTCCGATTTCAAGCAATGTGTTTTTATATAGCCGCCATGGAAGCCACCATTTTCGTCGGAGCAGATTTGAACTTCGGTGGCTCCGTCGCCTGATGGCGACATGGATAATTTTAGGGTTTGATACAAGGAAAGATCTTTTATTGATGGAAGCGAGGAAGCTTGGGGGGAATCGTTTttgaaagagagaataaaagcTGCACAAAGTTCTTCGGAATTATCGATGGGCTAGAGCATCGGTTACATTCCACGTGTGGGGTGGTATTGGTTGAGTCctgtacttttcttttctttgccgAACGGAATGTATACATCATGCGGCTGCTACCCGTCCAACTTATTCAGATATATTTTGGACATGAGtaattatttacttatttatataatattttgattgcggtggattatattttattattgttatatgaAATCAATGTAAAATGGCTTTAAAGTGGCCATGTAAAACATGTTATTACCTTAATTCTTTAGACACCTGGCATGAATATGCTTTTGTAACTAAAACCATATTAATGAGCATTCAGAGTTATAAATTAGTATTTAGAATATCATTAATTATGCTAATTAAACcatttaaaatacatatacatgaagaaatagaaaataccttgcaatttatcttctttttttagacaTGCTTTGCATAGTTGATGACATGGTTATATAAGCATGGCTCCTCAGTTGTAATTCAAAACCATCAAAAATCATCTAGTATCATTAAAAAGTACAGCAAAATTGCATTGCCAGCGATGCTTAAGAAAATAAGTCTTTCAAATATGTGTAATATATATACCCGAGCATACAAGATCAATTGATTTGTTGTCGCATCTACTAGGGATATTAAAAGCAACGTTCATCCATTTCAACTTGATATGAGCGCCCCTACAAGCTTTGGCTGGAGGCACATGTCCTAATAGATAATCACATAACAAATCtctatcaattaaatttttattatcgATCACAGCTCACGAGTGACCCGTCTATCAAATGACTAGTCAACATCACTCATAATAGAGGTCTAACCTACAAATaaggtctttttttatttttcctaataTCAAAGGATAGACGCCTGTTTTTCTATagtaaaaaaagaacacaaacaAGTCGTCATCTATGTCCCTATATTTCGACGATTCGACTCACTAGAAAATTGGGGCAAtgatattttatgatataaattttttctttcaacccttgttttttattcaaaacacctagaaaaacattatatataccTTGATAAGCTCTTTATTGTCTTAAATAACCCAATAtacgattaaaaaaaatcaaaatcaacccaaattttttttaaaaattataggtCAAATCTACTAACCTCGGGCCATACAAAGGTAAAAGAATATCCTAAATGATCTTCTCTTGTCGAATGCAACCCATTGATACTAAAACTGGCCTTTTCATAGCCGAAATCGGTATCAATCAACATTTTATCTTCCTGCCACTAGAATCCAATgaatctctctctcctctcttaaaataatgactaaaaaaaataaagaaaatgaaattatggacccatatataattttctaaaataaagggATTGAAAATCTACATTATCAAAAGTACATGGATTAAAGTGATCTTGTTGTGCTAATTTTGAAACAACCACCTATTTTCAAtagcttttttaatttagtcattgGTTAACAAATCGGAAGCAATCAATtgttaattcaaattcaagagaactcaattaaaaaaaaaaagtttaaggatcaaaatgattttttttcattgatccAATCTACCATGAAATGTGAGAGTCCATAATATTTGGTCTCAATAGAAAATTCATTGCAATTAcattacaataaaactaaagaaaactactttccatgaaaactataatttttagaaagcaAACAGGACTGATTTTAGgtattattatgaaaaataaattggaaaacactttctaataTTTAGCTATGTCATGagaaatgagctggaaaataacttattaattttaaattttttttcaaagtttattaaaagaacaaggatcaaatttaatagacaaaaaagttaaagaatgatgaaattaaaaaaatatatatttataaattatcttaaataaaactgatagaataaaaaaaagaagaagattaaaTCTGACtaataagaaaattgaaaaagaaagaaattaaaaaaaataataaattttataaattatttcaaataaaataaatagaaattaaaataataaggactaaatccgatagaaaaaaattttcaattaagaaaaggataagagaaaaacaaatatcaataaaaaaaaaaatccaaagttgatataaaaatcaaactaaatcaaatcCTAGAggataacattgaaaaaaaaatattcaaaacaaaatatatagcaatcaaaatattaatgataaaatttaatttaatcaacaaataacaatatattttttaatttttctcaactcctgtaaagtattttttcgcacaaaataaaagaaaaatattttattgaaaactaaactatttttttttttactgaaaagtattttcattaactaatttttataatgataaacaaacacatgaaagttgAAAAGTAATTTCCAAGATGTGTCACTTTTAAGTAAGCAAATTGTAGGTGTCTccttaagaatttatttgggagtgtggtaaatgatgttttttaaaatgatttttgtttgaaaatatattaaaataatatatttttttttatatcatcacatcaaaataataaaaaacattaaaaaaatattaatttaattcttaaaaaaaattaaaatttttaaaaagcacatCTAAAATGCAATTCCAAACCATACTTCTCCACTGGCTGGCAAAACGCAACacctttccaaaaaaaatctcatctgTTTTGAGTAATGGATCCTGATTAAtgtatcattaactattttagGTTGGGCTGTGATAAATGATTACATTGAAATCAAGAACTccacgggaaaaaaaaaaatgaaagcaaaagaCGAGTTGGTTGACGGGCCGAGCTTTTCAATGCCAAAAAACCCGTAGTCGCAGTCCAATAATGCGAGAGTGGTTGGCAAGTCCAGGCATTCAATGGAAAGGTGGTTGACAAGCGAAGTTATTATTTATGCACATTGATTTACTCGAATATATctattcagaaaaaaataatttatacacatttttcatattaaaattttataaacccACGTGTATGTATGTGTGTGAGAAAGTTAATGTTGTGATCTACATAAGCAAGATCATCTAGAAAGAATGGGTGCGAGGAGAGAAATACATGTGTGGAAGAGTGAACAGTGCTAGTAACATGTAAGTGAATAGAATATCAGATAAGCCATCAAAGTCCATACAAATAGAGCTTTTGGAGTTGTGCCGGCCGGGAGACAGTAAGAAGACCTGGACAAAtgatttttattggaaaaatatcaaatttcccTTCACGATGATACGAGGTtggtatttataataaaaagatgatCTAATTGGAACCGCACATTATCTATGTTTAGATAGTCATGTTCgaaacatataaattttaacttattaataaattaaattaaaaatatatctaaaaatactaaaaaatcattaatttttaaaaatattttttaaatataaaaataaactgaa
This is a stretch of genomic DNA from Populus alba chromosome 11, ASM523922v2, whole genome shotgun sequence. It encodes these proteins:
- the LOC118031633 gene encoding multifunctional methyltransferase subunit TRM112 homolog A, translated to MRLFTHNMLSSNIKGVANGFPLRIEVDQVVEKQVDFNPDFLRNMFPKLEWKALVDAARTMGYTELPEEADSSMLESEEFLRKLHHALLEIHLEEGALVCPETGRKFPVNKGIPNMLLHEDEV
- the LOC118031632 gene encoding uncharacterized protein produces the protein MSPSGDGATEVQICSDENGGFHGGYIKTHCLKSEPPFCSSSYLPGIALNPFQDSEKLARVVTASAKGFSIGAGIKGGLALFSIIARLRRTRLSSTRKVEVFSNRKAIDLAIKETLRYGLFLGTFAGTFVSVDEIIAYLGGHRRTAKWRSLLAGLIAGPSMLLTGPKTQHTSLAIYILMRAAVLASRCGIKSKRFGKICKPLTWKHGDVFLMCLSSSQVLSAYILKQDSLPPSYKSFLNKHGGKDLSILQGVKDIASGLPFTNLEAIEKYYNSTGVDIKLDPEMKIPCTIIHGNQSCSAHVVSFFLQAYKRALPVYLPVYLIPALIVHRQGLLKRPCNIFGKGLLGTARSSLFLSVYCSSAWMWTCLLFRIFRWCNIPMVAIGTLPTGLALAIEKKSRRIEISLYCFARAVESFFICARDAGYLPESMNLKRADVVIFSISTAIIMHCYEQEREVFRSKYLNVLDWVFGVPRPPGDTSPRKDGLKAS